A DNA window from Eikenella exigua contains the following coding sequences:
- a CDS encoding DUF6678 family protein, with translation MQTDERAERNSKQECYRRRVREFVQQNRLVGAMNNTKWRELREAMDGWENAPAYEIKYLFDEKSEADVEQAVAETTVAIGDWGHEHFYPMFDIEWVKIRKLRSVFRGHLIAREIVDNSEGIRAILDRFAIPYVEGEFCFTVYGYLKA, from the coding sequence ATGCAGACAGACGAAAGGGCGGAGCGCAACAGCAAACAAGAATGCTACCGCCGCCGCGTGCGCGAATTTGTGCAGCAAAACAGGCTGGTGGGCGCGATGAACAACACCAAATGGCGGGAGCTGCGCGAGGCAATGGATGGGTGGGAAAATGCGCCGGCCTATGAAATCAAGTATTTGTTTGATGAAAAATCGGAAGCGGACGTTGAGCAAGCCGTAGCTGAAACGACGGTGGCAATCGGCGATTGGGGCCATGAGCATTTTTATCCGATGTTCGATATCGAATGGGTGAAAATCCGGAAATTGCGCTCGGTGTTTCGAGGGCATCTGATTGCGCGGGAAATTGTGGATAATAGCGAAGGCATCCGCGCGATATTGGATCGGTTTGCCATTCCATATGTGGAGGGCGAGTTTTGCTTCACGGTATATGGCTACCTGAAAGCTTGA
- a CDS encoding CPBP family intramembrane glutamic endopeptidase — protein MRLIGLLILMQVLPLLVLLLGGMGKSMAAQAVAALLFTVAAVAMCRLCLQLYRKQADGYFQDWQSRFSGKKLLWAAGYIALMLATNPLYEMLMAALGLESSVDNLQNQRMVMEMLQRAPLTMAAYIVLFAPILEELLLRGIFFQSFGSIENRGKRWLLLVLSAFIFGSLHSPPVHYDFLLYFAMGLVLGAAYLHTKDLKYPVLIHMVNNALGLAGVLFE, from the coding sequence TTGCGGCTCATTGGCCTGCTGATACTGATGCAGGTGCTGCCGCTTTTGGTTTTGCTGCTCGGCGGCATGGGTAAAAGCATGGCTGCCCAGGCCGTGGCCGCGCTGCTGTTTACGGTTGCTGCTGTGGCCATGTGCAGGCTATGCCTGCAGCTCTACCGTAAGCAGGCAGACGGCTATTTTCAGGATTGGCAAAGCCGGTTTTCCGGCAAAAAACTGCTGTGGGCGGCAGGCTATATTGCGCTGATGCTGGCCACCAATCCGCTCTACGAAATGCTGATGGCCGCGCTGGGCCTAGAAAGCAGCGTGGACAACCTGCAAAACCAGCGCATGGTTATGGAAATGCTGCAACGCGCCCCGCTGACGATGGCGGCCTATATCGTGCTGTTTGCGCCGATTTTGGAAGAGTTGCTGCTGCGCGGCATTTTTTTTCAAAGCTTCGGCAGCATAGAAAACCGCGGTAAACGCTGGCTGCTGCTGGTGCTGTCTGCCTTCATCTTCGGCAGCCTGCACAGCCCGCCGGTGCATTACGATTTCCTGCTGTATTTCGCCATGGGCCTGGTGCTCGGCGCGGCCTATCTGCACACCAAAGATTTGAAATACCCGGTTTTGATTCATATGGTAAACAACGCATTGGGCTTGGCCGGGGTGTTGTTTGAGTGA
- the hemH gene encoding ferrochelatase, protein MPHFQPEPPHGGRQQARVGILLVNLGTPAAPTPEAMRHFLREFLSDPRVVELPRLLWQPLLHGIILPFRAKKSAHSYRQIWQREGSPLAVFTAKQAAALQAELPQVLVGHAMSYGVPAVADAIAVMKAQGVDRLLAIPLYPQYAASSSGAALDKVLSVLLQQRNQISLRTISRFYNHPSYIQAMAAHIRAYWRLHGRGQRILFSFNAIPKAAVQQGDPYEAECHASAEMLAKALQLTTQEWYLAFQSHFGRNRWIGPATTDLLTELPAKHNIRELDIFCPGFVSDCLESLEELAIKGCEQFHEAGGQTFRFIPCLNDNPIFIEALADIAQENLSGWV, encoded by the coding sequence ATGCCCCACTTCCAACCCGAGCCGCCACACGGCGGCCGGCAGCAAGCTCGAGTCGGCATTCTTCTGGTCAACCTCGGCACGCCCGCTGCACCTACACCCGAAGCCATGCGCCATTTCTTGCGCGAATTCTTGTCCGACCCGCGCGTGGTCGAGCTGCCACGCTTGTTGTGGCAGCCGCTGCTGCACGGCATCATCCTGCCCTTCCGTGCAAAAAAAAGCGCACATAGCTACCGCCAGATCTGGCAAAGAGAAGGCTCTCCGCTGGCTGTGTTCACAGCCAAACAGGCTGCCGCCCTACAAGCCGAGCTGCCGCAAGTGCTGGTGGGGCACGCCATGTCCTACGGCGTGCCTGCCGTGGCCGATGCTATCGCCGTCATGAAAGCCCAAGGGGTAGACCGCTTGCTCGCCATCCCCCTCTATCCGCAATACGCTGCCAGCAGCAGTGGCGCCGCGCTGGATAAGGTGTTGAGCGTATTGCTCCAACAGCGCAACCAAATCAGTCTGCGCACCATCAGCCGCTTCTACAACCACCCCAGTTACATCCAAGCCATGGCCGCACATATCCGCGCTTACTGGCGGCTGCACGGTCGCGGCCAGCGCATCCTGTTCAGCTTTAATGCCATCCCCAAAGCCGCCGTGCAGCAGGGCGACCCTTACGAGGCCGAATGCCATGCCAGCGCAGAAATGCTGGCTAAAGCCCTGCAGCTCACCACCCAAGAATGGTATCTCGCCTTCCAAAGCCACTTTGGCCGCAACCGCTGGATAGGTCCTGCCACCACCGATTTGCTCACCGAACTGCCTGCCAAACACAACATCCGCGAGCTCGACATTTTCTGCCCAGGCTTCGTGAGCGACTGCCTGGAATCCCTAGAAGAGCTCGCGATAAAAGGATGCGAACAATTCCACGAAGCTGGTGGCCAAACCTTCCGCTTCATCCCCTGCCTCAACGACAACCCCATCTTCATCGAGGCTCTGGCCGATATCGCACAAGAAAACTTAAGCGGCTGGGTGTAG
- a CDS encoding DNA translocase FtsK, with protein sequence MSKKPSRKPAKPKPNRHNPPSKSARRSHVPSAATAASQSISLLADMLWLLVLLFSVCLALALASFTMDDPAWSRSIPTDNEPHNLAGLVGAYTADVAYYLFGLSVWWLLLAAAVWLYRNFRSVKQSSKKPYHLGMGLSGAALLLFGSPLLEAAAWSAELHDSLPMGAGGLIGQSLGSGFMRLLGVSGSLLVQAVLIVAGLSLLLQVSWLTLLEKAGAQLEWLWYRLIRQPHQFVRDIPNAKFVRRMVRTAKTITAEEVETVEGASSNRKPVAVQINQPASQGLPEKQKPAPERQKDLFAPKRQAEDGEYLLPELDLLTRPQEHKPEINPEALQHMAERIEAKLAEFGIQVTVVSATAGPVITRFEIEPAQGVKGSQITNLAKDLARSLSMQSVRVVETISGKSTMGIEVPNEKRQEVLLREILSSPVFAAAPSKLTVALGKDIAGQPVVADLGKMPHLLVGGMTGSGKSVGVNAMIMSMLYKAAPDEVRFIMIDPKMLELSVYEGIPHLLCPVVTDMREAGQALNWCVAEMEKRYRLLAHAGVRNLASFNQKVAEAAASGKPLPNPFSPNPDEPEPLQKLPYIVIVIDELADLMMTEKKAVETQIARLAQKARAAGMHLIVATQRPSVDVVTGLIKANISTRMAFTVQSRIDSRTILDQMGAEDLLKYGDLLFLQPGSAEPVRLQGAFVSDHEVHEVASFAKRQQGANYIEGLLSGEAAQETVNAVNPNAGSDEMFDQAVAFILESRKTSISSLQRQLRIGYNRAANLMQALEDAGIVSPADVSGARKILARKDDL encoded by the coding sequence ATGAGCAAGAAACCTTCCCGCAAACCCGCCAAGCCGAAGCCAAACAGGCATAATCCCCCTTCCAAATCCGCGCGCCGGAGCCATGTGCCTTCGGCGGCTACGGCGGCTTCGCAATCCATTTCGCTGCTGGCCGATATGCTGTGGCTGTTGGTGCTGCTGTTTTCCGTGTGCCTGGCTTTGGCGCTGGCAAGCTTCACCATGGACGACCCGGCTTGGTCGCGCAGCATTCCCACCGATAATGAGCCGCACAATCTGGCCGGACTCGTGGGCGCATACACGGCGGATGTGGCCTATTATCTGTTCGGGCTGTCGGTGTGGTGGCTGCTGCTGGCGGCAGCGGTGTGGCTCTACCGCAATTTCCGCAGCGTGAAGCAGAGCAGCAAGAAGCCGTATCACTTGGGCATGGGCTTGAGCGGTGCGGCGCTGCTGCTATTTGGCAGCCCGCTTTTGGAGGCAGCGGCCTGGTCGGCAGAATTGCATGACAGCCTGCCGATGGGCGCGGGCGGCTTAATCGGCCAATCACTCGGCAGCGGCTTTATGCGGCTGCTGGGGGTTTCAGGTAGCCTGCTGGTGCAGGCAGTGCTGATTGTGGCGGGGCTCTCGCTGCTGTTGCAGGTGTCGTGGCTCACACTGTTGGAAAAGGCGGGGGCGCAGCTGGAATGGCTATGGTATCGGCTTATCCGCCAGCCGCACCAGTTTGTGCGCGATATCCCGAACGCGAAGTTTGTCCGCCGCATGGTGCGCACGGCGAAAACCATCACCGCCGAAGAAGTGGAAACCGTGGAAGGTGCCAGCAGCAACCGCAAACCGGTAGCGGTGCAGATTAACCAGCCTGCCAGCCAAGGGCTACCTGAAAAACAAAAACCCGCGCCCGAGCGGCAAAAAGATTTGTTCGCTCCCAAACGGCAGGCTGAAGACGGCGAATATCTGCTGCCGGAATTGGATTTGCTCACGCGCCCGCAGGAGCACAAACCGGAAATCAATCCCGAAGCCCTGCAGCACATGGCCGAGCGCATCGAGGCCAAGCTGGCCGAATTCGGCATTCAGGTAACCGTGGTAAGCGCCACTGCCGGGCCGGTGATCACGCGTTTTGAAATCGAGCCGGCGCAGGGTGTGAAAGGCAGCCAGATTACCAATCTGGCCAAAGATTTGGCGCGTTCGCTTTCCATGCAGTCGGTGCGCGTGGTGGAAACCATTTCCGGCAAGAGCACCATGGGCATCGAAGTGCCGAACGAGAAGCGGCAGGAAGTGCTGCTGCGCGAAATCCTTTCCTCGCCGGTGTTTGCCGCCGCGCCGTCCAAGCTTACCGTAGCCTTGGGCAAAGATATTGCCGGGCAGCCGGTGGTGGCCGATTTGGGCAAAATGCCGCACCTTCTGGTGGGCGGCATGACCGGCTCGGGCAAATCGGTGGGAGTGAACGCCATGATTATGTCGATGCTGTATAAGGCCGCGCCGGATGAAGTGCGCTTTATCATGATCGACCCGAAAATGCTGGAGCTTTCCGTGTATGAAGGCATTCCTCACCTGCTCTGCCCGGTGGTAACCGATATGCGCGAGGCCGGGCAGGCGCTGAATTGGTGTGTGGCCGAAATGGAAAAACGCTACCGCCTGCTTGCCCATGCCGGCGTACGCAACCTAGCCAGCTTCAACCAAAAAGTGGCCGAAGCCGCTGCTTCCGGCAAGCCGCTGCCCAACCCTTTCAGCCCCAATCCCGACGAGCCCGAGCCGCTGCAAAAACTGCCCTATATCGTGATTGTGATTGATGAATTGGCCGATTTGATGATGACCGAGAAAAAGGCGGTGGAAACGCAAATCGCCCGCCTGGCACAAAAAGCCCGCGCTGCCGGTATGCATCTGATCGTGGCCACCCAGCGCCCCAGCGTGGACGTGGTAACCGGCCTGATTAAGGCCAACATCTCCACCCGCATGGCCTTCACCGTGCAAAGCCGCATCGACAGCCGCACCATCCTCGACCAGATGGGCGCAGAAGACCTGCTCAAATACGGCGATCTCCTCTTCCTCCAGCCCGGCAGCGCCGAGCCCGTGCGCCTGCAAGGCGCGTTTGTGAGCGACCACGAAGTGCACGAAGTGGCCTCCTTCGCCAAACGCCAGCAGGGCGCCAACTACATCGAAGGCCTGCTCTCCGGCGAAGCCGCGCAGGAAACCGTAAACGCCGTCAACCCCAATGCCGGCAGCGACGAAATGTTCGACCAAGCCGTGGCCTTTATTCTGGAAAGCCGCAAAACCTCCATCTCCTCGCTGCAACGCCAACTGCGCATCGGTTACAACCGAGCCGCCAACCTGATGCAGGCTTTGGAAGACGCGGGCATCGTTTCCCCCGCCGATGTGAGTGGAGCGCGTAAAATATTGGCAAGGAAGGATGACTTATAG
- a CDS encoding lipoprotein yields MDMKKPIYLFIAAFTLTGCETLGLPGGSSANSCSNINWVRQNIKPGQTTHNEVIELCGQPTSSKQAGGSLQLNYVTTREADETTTSMVNAAGTFALSQFNILSTTSKNPALGQVAVRELSPVATNAGTYLPRRTEGVTIFVRNGKVSRIAANNSAR; encoded by the coding sequence ATGGACATGAAAAAACCTATCTATCTATTTATAGCTGCTTTCACGCTCACCGGATGTGAAACCCTCGGCTTGCCCGGCGGCAGTTCCGCAAACAGTTGCAGCAACATCAACTGGGTTCGTCAAAACATCAAGCCTGGGCAAACCACCCATAACGAAGTTATCGAATTATGCGGCCAGCCCACTTCCTCCAAGCAGGCCGGCGGTTCGCTGCAACTGAATTATGTAACTACGCGGGAAGCAGATGAAACAACGACCAGTATGGTAAACGCGGCAGGCACCTTCGCTTTGTCTCAGTTCAATATTTTGAGCACTACCAGCAAAAATCCGGCGCTAGGTCAAGTGGCAGTCAGAGAGCTCAGCCCCGTGGCGACCAATGCCGGAACATATCTGCCAAGAAGAACCGAAGGCGTAACCATTTTCGTGCGCAACGGCAAAGTCAGCCGTATTGCTGCCAACAATTCGGCGCGATAA